A window of the Proteus terrae subsp. cibarius genome harbors these coding sequences:
- the aroA gene encoding 3-phosphoshikimate 1-carboxyvinyltransferase, with translation MESLTLQPIAHIEGVINLPGSKSVSNRALLLAALAKGKTRLTNLLDSDDIRHMLNALKALGVQYQLSNNNTVCDIEGLGSEFKTNSPLELFLGNAGTAMRPLAAALNLGQHDIVLTGEPRMKERPIGHLVDALRQGGAKIDYLEQTDYPPIRLSGGFLGGNVEVDGSVSSQFLTALLMMAPLAEQDTTIAIKGELVSKPYIDITLALINTFGGKIENQDYQRFIIKGGQQYQSPGKYLVEGDASSASYFLAAAAIKGGTVRVTGIGKNSLQGDIHFASVLEKMGAKVRWGEDYIECERGTLKGIDMDMNTIPDAAMTIATTALFAEGETVIRNIYNWRVKETDRLAAMAAELQKVGAIVEEGHDYLKVTPPKQLTTADIETYNDHRIAMCFSLVALSDTPITILDPGCTAKTFPDYFEKLETLSQRNN, from the coding sequence ATGGAATCGTTAACATTACAACCTATCGCTCATATCGAAGGTGTTATTAATTTACCAGGATCAAAAAGTGTCTCTAACCGTGCGTTGTTATTAGCGGCTTTAGCTAAAGGTAAAACTCGTTTAACTAACTTATTAGATAGTGATGATATTCGTCATATGCTTAATGCACTAAAAGCATTAGGTGTGCAATATCAATTATCAAATAACAATACGGTATGTGATATTGAAGGACTAGGCAGTGAATTTAAAACAAATTCGCCATTAGAACTCTTCTTAGGTAACGCTGGTACAGCAATGCGCCCATTAGCGGCTGCATTAAATCTCGGTCAGCATGATATTGTTCTTACTGGTGAACCTCGTATGAAAGAGCGTCCAATTGGGCATTTAGTTGACGCTTTACGCCAAGGTGGTGCAAAAATTGACTACCTTGAACAGACTGATTATCCACCAATTCGCTTAAGTGGTGGTTTTTTAGGTGGCAATGTTGAGGTTGATGGTAGTGTTTCTAGCCAGTTTTTGACTGCTTTATTAATGATGGCACCTTTGGCAGAGCAAGATACGACTATCGCCATTAAAGGCGAATTAGTATCAAAACCTTACATTGATATTACCTTAGCATTAATTAATACCTTTGGTGGAAAAATTGAAAACCAAGACTACCAGCGCTTTATTATAAAAGGTGGCCAACAATATCAATCACCAGGAAAGTACCTTGTAGAAGGTGATGCTTCATCGGCATCTTACTTTTTAGCTGCTGCTGCTATTAAAGGCGGTACGGTACGTGTTACAGGTATTGGTAAAAATAGCTTACAAGGAGATATTCACTTTGCTTCTGTACTTGAAAAAATGGGTGCAAAAGTACGCTGGGGTGAGGACTATATTGAGTGTGAGCGTGGAACGTTAAAAGGCATTGATATGGATATGAATACTATCCCTGATGCAGCAATGACCATTGCTACTACGGCACTTTTTGCTGAAGGCGAAACGGTTATCCGCAATATTTATAACTGGCGTGTAAAAGAAACTGACCGATTAGCAGCAATGGCGGCAGAGTTACAAAAAGTGGGGGCGATTGTTGAAGAAGGGCACGACTACTTAAAAGTAACACCACCAAAACAGTTAACCACTGCGGATATTGAAACTTATAACGACCATCGTATT